In Halorussus limi, a genomic segment contains:
- a CDS encoding ABC transporter ATP-binding protein — protein MSTDSGSGSDEASTRDDAASSRDDAAFSGDVPDSSGDATPDRGEAILRAEGLQVSYGEVAALRGLDFRVADGEIVAIIGPNGAGKSTLADAVSGHVAYEGSVTYRGREVADASASDLVSQGLIHCTETRDLFGYMTVADNLDLGAYRHRDDVDERREFVYDLFPTLEDRADQNARTMSGGEQQMLAIGRALMSDPDLLLLDEPTLGLAPVILEDISDGIEEIRDAGVTVVLCEQNVTFAMDHADRVYLLENGRFEREGSPETLRGDEYIREAYLGG, from the coding sequence ATGAGTACCGACTCCGGTTCCGGGAGCGACGAGGCCTCGACGCGAGACGACGCGGCATCGTCCCGGGACGATGCCGCGTTCTCCGGCGACGTGCCCGATTCGTCCGGAGACGCGACGCCCGACCGCGGCGAGGCGATACTGCGCGCCGAGGGCCTGCAGGTCTCGTACGGCGAGGTGGCCGCGCTCCGCGGACTCGACTTCCGGGTCGCCGACGGCGAAATCGTCGCCATCATCGGGCCGAACGGCGCGGGCAAGTCCACGCTCGCCGACGCGGTGTCGGGCCACGTCGCCTACGAGGGCAGCGTCACCTACCGCGGCCGAGAGGTCGCCGACGCGAGCGCGAGCGACCTCGTCTCGCAGGGCCTGATTCACTGCACCGAGACCCGCGACCTGTTCGGCTACATGACCGTGGCCGACAACCTCGACCTCGGGGCGTACCGCCACCGCGACGACGTGGACGAGCGCCGCGAGTTCGTCTACGACCTGTTCCCGACGCTCGAAGACCGGGCCGACCAGAACGCCCGGACCATGAGCGGCGGCGAACAGCAGATGCTCGCCATCGGCCGGGCGCTGATGAGCGACCCCGACCTGCTGTTGCTCGACGAACCGACGCTCGGTCTCGCGCCGGTGATTCTGGAAGACATCAGCGACGGCATCGAGGAAATTCGGGACGCCGGCGTGACCGTGGTGCTGTGCGAGCAGAACGTCACGTTCGCCATGGACCACGCCGACCGGGTGTACCTGCTGGAGAACGGCCGGTTCGAGCGGGAAGGCTCCCCCGAGACGCTCCGTGGCGACGAGTACATCCGCGAGGCCTACCTCGGCGGATAG
- a CDS encoding ABC transporter ATP-binding protein — protein sequence MSTDSSTTDDATTTDAATESYGPDDGVLVLDGLTKRFGGLTAVDDLSFAVEDGEILGFIGPNGAGKSTTFNCVTGTYPPTEGTVWYRGEDVTGEPAHEMVKRGMARTFQSFRPLEDRSIVRNVALALVPDKIASLSGLRGETRRRATEICERVGLGDRLTQLPDELPHAGLLRLELGRALATDPDLLLVDEPFAGLSNQEVAEISDLLESLRDDGITLVVVDHNMRGLLSLIDRAVVIQFGSKIAEGRPEEIKRDPAVQEAYLGGDTL from the coding sequence ATGAGTACCGACAGTTCCACGACCGACGACGCGACGACGACCGACGCGGCGACCGAATCGTACGGCCCGGACGACGGCGTTCTCGTGCTGGACGGCCTGACCAAGCGGTTCGGGGGTCTGACCGCGGTGGACGACCTCTCGTTCGCGGTCGAGGACGGCGAGATACTCGGGTTCATCGGGCCGAACGGCGCGGGCAAGTCCACGACGTTCAACTGCGTGACCGGCACCTACCCCCCGACCGAGGGGACGGTCTGGTACCGCGGCGAGGACGTGACCGGCGAACCCGCCCACGAAATGGTCAAGCGCGGGATGGCCCGGACGTTCCAGTCGTTCCGACCGCTGGAGGACCGGTCCATCGTCCGGAACGTCGCGCTCGCGCTGGTACCCGACAAAATCGCGTCGCTGTCGGGTCTCCGCGGGGAGACGCGCCGGCGCGCGACCGAAATCTGCGAGCGGGTCGGGTTGGGCGACCGACTCACCCAACTCCCGGACGAACTGCCCCACGCGGGGCTGTTACGGCTGGAACTCGGCCGCGCGCTCGCGACCGACCCCGACCTGCTGCTGGTGGACGAACCGTTCGCCGGACTCTCGAATCAGGAGGTCGCCGAAATCTCTGACCTGCTGGAGTCGCTGCGCGACGACGGCATCACGCTGGTCGTCGTGGACCACAACATGCGGGGCCTGCTCTCGCTCATCGACCGGGCGGTCGTCATCCAGTTCGGGTCGAAGATAGCCGAGGGGCGACCCGAGGAGATAAAGCGCGACCCCGCGGTGCAGGAGGCGTATCTGGGAGGTGACACGCTATGA
- a CDS encoding branched-chain amino acid ABC transporter permease, with protein MSGETTSDPASYRDLLDPSSLALRHRLGLVGLVALGLLPFTNDLAGLLGLGALGVDRLMVLKLTGALYFAVFAMSWDAVSGYTGQISFGHGLFFAVGGYTSALLNLNWGVDPAIAIVVGMVFAALAGVVVGVPALRLEGPYLSLVTLVAPLILLQLFIVFSDTFGGELGLSSPENLLAFESFETAITANYYLAFGLFVFVLVLLLAVTRSDAGSVFTAIREDEDAVAAAGLDPAKFKVFAFVLSAAVGGLAGAMFVHTPVGNPQPSQLLVLTVSIEVIIASVLGGMGTIVGPAVGGLFYYMFRDYLSGVSWTVPVADVPVSELDLLLFSLITLALLFFLPGGIVRWTIRNGRRALRRGGRNGGERAVPDGGTDPSDGDDTNAGGEPETGTSPLERTLAAYREAFDDESTDDRTDGGRR; from the coding sequence ATGTCCGGGGAAACAACCAGCGACCCGGCGTCCTACCGCGACCTGCTCGACCCGTCGTCGCTGGCGCTCCGCCACCGACTGGGTCTGGTCGGACTGGTGGCGCTCGGCCTGCTCCCGTTCACGAACGACCTCGCCGGACTACTCGGTCTGGGCGCGCTCGGCGTGGACCGCCTGATGGTCCTGAAACTCACGGGCGCGCTCTACTTCGCGGTGTTCGCCATGAGTTGGGACGCCGTCTCGGGCTACACCGGCCAGATAAGCTTCGGCCACGGCCTGTTCTTCGCGGTCGGAGGCTACACGTCGGCGCTGCTCAACCTGAACTGGGGCGTCGACCCCGCCATCGCGATAGTCGTCGGGATGGTGTTCGCGGCGCTCGCCGGCGTCGTCGTCGGCGTGCCCGCGCTCCGGTTGGAGGGGCCGTACCTCTCGCTGGTGACGCTCGTCGCGCCGCTCATCCTGCTCCAGTTGTTCATCGTGTTCAGCGACACCTTCGGCGGCGAACTCGGCCTGTCGAGTCCCGAGAACCTGCTCGCGTTCGAGAGCTTCGAGACGGCCATCACGGCCAACTACTACCTCGCGTTCGGCCTGTTCGTCTTCGTGCTGGTGTTGTTGCTCGCGGTCACGCGCTCGGACGCCGGGTCGGTGTTCACCGCCATCCGCGAGGACGAGGACGCGGTCGCCGCGGCGGGCCTCGACCCGGCGAAGTTCAAGGTGTTCGCGTTCGTGCTGAGCGCCGCGGTCGGCGGTCTCGCCGGGGCGATGTTCGTCCACACGCCCGTCGGCAACCCCCAACCCAGCCAACTGCTCGTTCTCACCGTCAGCATCGAGGTGATAATCGCGAGCGTGCTGGGCGGCATGGGGACCATCGTCGGCCCGGCGGTCGGCGGCCTGTTCTACTACATGTTCCGGGACTACCTCAGCGGCGTCTCGTGGACCGTGCCGGTGGCCGACGTGCCGGTGTCGGAACTCGACCTGCTGTTGTTCTCGCTGATCACGCTCGCGCTCCTGTTCTTCCTCCCGGGCGGCATCGTCCGGTGGACGATTCGGAACGGGCGGCGGGCGCTGCGGCGCGGCGGCCGGAACGGCGGCGAGCGCGCCGTCCCGGACGGCGGGACCGACCCGTCCGACGGGGACGACACGAACGCCGGCGGCGAACCCGAAACCGGGACCAGTCCGCTCGAACGGACGCTGGCCGCGTACCGGGAGGCGTTCGACGACGAATCGACCGACGACCGAACCGACGGAGGACGACGATGA
- a CDS encoding branched-chain amino acid ABC transporter permease: MVDVLTTVVNAVTISALYALVAIGFTLIFGVGGVLNLAHGAILTIGAFTAYYATSALGLGIWTGAAAALVVAAVFSAVLYLGMIRWVQDEPILVMILTLVTSIAIEQFFVVTVGTQSKAVPSLLPGQLTLAGISVQTNQALTFVLSWVLIGGLIVAVNYTQTGKAILATSMTKKGAALVGIESDRMYLYTWLLAGALAGVAGVFLASYRTASYTMGRGPLILSFSIVVLGGIGSIRGSVVGAYLIGFLEVFTVSYVDSSLSGLASLVVLVVVLLVRPEGLFGRELTEA; encoded by the coding sequence ATGGTAGACGTTCTCACTACGGTCGTCAACGCCGTCACGATTAGCGCACTGTACGCACTCGTCGCCATCGGATTCACGCTGATATTCGGCGTCGGCGGCGTGTTGAATCTCGCTCACGGCGCGATTCTCACTATCGGCGCGTTCACGGCGTACTACGCCACGAGCGCGCTCGGTCTCGGCATCTGGACCGGTGCGGCCGCCGCGCTGGTAGTCGCCGCGGTGTTCAGCGCGGTGCTGTACCTCGGGATGATTCGTTGGGTGCAGGACGAGCCGATACTGGTCATGATACTGACGCTCGTGACTTCCATCGCCATCGAGCAGTTCTTCGTCGTCACCGTCGGGACCCAGTCGAAGGCGGTCCCCTCCCTGCTACCGGGACAACTGACGCTCGCCGGAATCAGCGTCCAGACGAATCAGGCGCTGACGTTCGTCCTCTCGTGGGTGCTCATCGGCGGGTTGATAGTGGCGGTCAACTACACCCAGACCGGCAAGGCCATCCTCGCGACAAGCATGACCAAGAAGGGGGCCGCGCTCGTCGGCATCGAGAGCGACCGCATGTACCTCTACACGTGGTTGCTCGCGGGCGCGCTCGCCGGCGTCGCCGGCGTCTTCCTCGCGTCGTACCGGACCGCGAGTTACACGATGGGACGCGGACCGCTCATCCTCTCGTTCTCCATCGTGGTGCTGGGCGGCATCGGTTCCATCCGCGGGAGCGTCGTGGGCGCGTACCTCATCGGGTTCCTCGAAGTGTTCACGGTGTCGTACGTGGATTCGAGCCTGAGCGGCCTCGCGTCGCTGGTCGTCCTCGTCGTCGTGCTGCTGGTCAGACCCGAGGGACTGTTCGGCCGCGAACTCACGGAGGCCTGA
- a CDS encoding ABC transporter substrate-binding protein, whose amino-acid sequence MDRRRFLQFAGTGVATASLAGCMGGSKSKDANQQLDGPIKIGVLAPEPGNNPIGASMANSAKLAAKQLNDNGGVLGSDVNVVVKDTKEDPATGKRKYQELTVGEQVDLTTGVFTSEVQLNLMSSIAQQQTLHLNTGAASPETTRKVAENYDRFKYYFRTGPVNSHYLGQNMVDFAKANFESMGWNSVAILAEDYTWTEPISKALNGSLSEAGIDVPVNKRYAGGTENFSPIYDDVANAGVDAAYVVMAHTGTSAVVQWAKQQRPFGFGGIHVPMQLPSYYGSVNGACRYAVTQNSATPQSEITSKTVPYANAYQKANGKYPVYTGYITFDAVKMYAEAVKQAGSKESGKVIPKLENMSYTGTTAEAVEYYGRDHQYPHDVKYGKKYAWPVWLQWRETEGSGSQEVIWPDNLSTTKYQSPPWV is encoded by the coding sequence GTGGACCGTCGTCGGTTCCTGCAGTTCGCCGGGACCGGCGTCGCGACGGCGTCGCTCGCCGGATGCATGGGCGGGAGCAAGTCGAAAGACGCGAACCAGCAGCTCGACGGGCCGATAAAGATCGGCGTGCTCGCGCCCGAACCGGGCAACAACCCGATCGGCGCGTCGATGGCCAACTCCGCGAAGCTCGCGGCCAAACAGCTCAACGACAACGGTGGCGTTCTCGGCTCGGACGTGAACGTTGTCGTGAAGGACACCAAGGAGGACCCCGCGACCGGGAAGCGGAAGTATCAGGAGTTGACCGTGGGCGAGCAGGTCGACCTCACGACCGGCGTGTTCACCAGCGAGGTCCAGCTGAACTTGATGTCCTCGATAGCCCAACAACAGACGCTCCACCTGAACACCGGGGCGGCCTCGCCCGAGACGACCCGGAAGGTCGCGGAGAACTACGACCGGTTCAAGTACTACTTCCGGACGGGTCCGGTCAACTCACACTACCTCGGCCAGAACATGGTCGACTTCGCCAAGGCCAACTTCGAGTCGATGGGGTGGAACTCGGTCGCCATCCTCGCCGAGGACTACACGTGGACCGAACCCATCTCCAAGGCGCTCAACGGGTCGCTCTCCGAGGCGGGCATCGACGTGCCGGTCAACAAGCGCTACGCCGGCGGGACGGAGAACTTCTCGCCAATCTACGACGACGTGGCGAACGCGGGCGTCGACGCGGCGTACGTCGTCATGGCCCACACCGGAACCTCGGCGGTGGTCCAGTGGGCGAAACAGCAGCGGCCGTTCGGCTTCGGCGGCATCCACGTGCCGATGCAACTGCCGTCGTACTACGGGTCGGTCAACGGCGCGTGCCGGTACGCCGTGACCCAGAACTCCGCGACGCCCCAGAGCGAGATAACCAGCAAGACGGTGCCGTACGCGAACGCCTACCAGAAGGCCAACGGGAAGTACCCCGTCTACACCGGTTACATCACCTTCGACGCGGTGAAGATGTACGCCGAGGCCGTCAAGCAGGCCGGGAGCAAGGAGTCGGGGAAGGTCATCCCCAAACTGGAGAACATGTCGTACACCGGCACCACGGCCGAGGCGGTGGAGTACTACGGCCGAGACCACCAGTACCCCCACGACGTGAAGTACGGGAAGAAGTACGCGTGGCCGGTCTGGCTACAGTGGCGCGAGACCGAGGGGAGCGGGAGTCAGGAGGTCATCTGGCCCGACAACCTCTCGACGACCAAGTATCAGTCCCCGCCGTGGGTCTGA
- a CDS encoding AAA family ATPase codes for MVEAFAVASGKGGTGKTTTTVALGMALAEEYDVTVVDADTGMANLLFHTGLTDADTTLHDLLVEDADADVSEAVYDRFGMSVVPCGTSLAAFEDADPDRLREVVAELAADADVLLLDSPAALGSKSAVLPVVLADRVVVVLQPTIPALSDGLKVQEYAHSYGTATAGVLFNKVHDPEEAAGVAEKTERYFDGPTLASVPDADAARAARRDGVPLLAHAPDSEAARAYREAAGKLDVRAGESDAVADRFRSAVIPDSP; via the coding sequence ATGGTCGAGGCGTTCGCGGTCGCGAGCGGGAAGGGCGGAACCGGCAAGACCACGACGACGGTGGCGCTCGGGATGGCGCTGGCCGAGGAGTACGACGTGACCGTCGTGGACGCCGACACCGGGATGGCCAACCTCCTCTTTCACACCGGCCTGACCGACGCCGACACCACGCTCCACGACCTCCTCGTCGAGGACGCCGACGCAGACGTGTCCGAGGCGGTCTACGACCGGTTCGGCATGTCCGTCGTCCCCTGCGGAACCAGTCTCGCGGCGTTCGAGGACGCCGACCCCGACCGACTCCGCGAGGTGGTCGCCGAACTCGCCGCCGACGCCGACGTTCTCCTGCTCGACTCGCCCGCGGCGCTCGGGTCCAAGAGCGCGGTCCTGCCGGTCGTCCTCGCCGACCGCGTGGTCGTCGTCCTCCAGCCCACGATACCGGCGCTCAGCGACGGCCTGAAAGTTCAGGAGTACGCCCACTCCTACGGGACCGCCACCGCGGGCGTCCTCTTCAACAAGGTTCACGACCCCGAGGAGGCCGCGGGAGTCGCCGAGAAGACCGAGCGCTACTTCGACGGCCCGACGCTGGCGAGCGTCCCCGACGCCGACGCCGCCCGCGCGGCCCGGCGCGACGGCGTCCCGCTGCTGGCGCACGCGCCGGACAGCGAGGCGGCCCGCGCCTACCGCGAGGCCGCCGGAAAACTGGACGTGCGCGCGGGCGAGTCGGACGCCGTGGCCGACCGCTTCCGGAGCGCCGTGATTCCGGACTCGCCATGA
- a CDS encoding TrmB family transcriptional regulator, with translation MDSSELVETLERYGLSPYQAAAYVTVVERGTMAAQEVADASSVPQPRVYDILRDLESEGFVTTYEQDKLYVQALDPDEALETVRERAAELEAAAEEITDRWQQPAVKEHTVSLVQRGRTVFEKARDELDRAADHAQLVCKTDHLESLRPTLTAAHERDVFVDVTLYDVADGESLAEYDFSELCTHARVLRRPLRSDPFGALVDRERACYSWYPATDDEYGIYIDDSAHENMVWNYMMHLRFAAEEHYTATPYEPPLRFGALRDCLHVVEPLVRDGRTLTAEIEGTWVESGRRCELSGTILTIDYPGFEEGESATPLQMFTDARLTIDTGDETYTVGGFDAIIEDVEATRVVITDIE, from the coding sequence ATGGACTCGTCCGAACTCGTCGAGACGCTGGAACGGTACGGTCTCTCGCCGTATCAGGCGGCGGCGTACGTCACCGTGGTCGAGCGAGGGACGATGGCCGCCCAAGAGGTCGCCGACGCCAGTTCCGTTCCGCAACCGCGCGTGTACGACATCCTCCGAGACTTGGAGTCGGAAGGGTTCGTCACGACCTACGAACAGGACAAACTCTACGTGCAGGCGTTGGACCCCGACGAGGCCCTCGAAACCGTCCGGGAGCGCGCCGCGGAACTCGAAGCCGCCGCCGAGGAGATTACCGACCGGTGGCAACAGCCGGCGGTCAAGGAACACACCGTGAGCCTGGTCCAGCGCGGTCGGACCGTCTTCGAGAAGGCCCGCGACGAACTCGACCGGGCGGCCGACCACGCCCAACTCGTCTGCAAGACCGACCACCTCGAATCGCTCCGGCCGACGCTGACGGCCGCCCACGAGCGCGACGTGTTCGTGGACGTGACGCTGTACGACGTGGCCGACGGCGAGTCGCTCGCGGAGTACGACTTCTCGGAACTCTGCACCCACGCCCGCGTCCTCCGGCGGCCGCTCCGGTCGGACCCCTTCGGCGCACTCGTGGACCGCGAGCGCGCCTGCTACTCGTGGTACCCCGCGACCGACGACGAGTACGGCATCTACATCGACGACAGCGCCCACGAGAACATGGTGTGGAACTACATGATGCACCTCCGGTTCGCGGCCGAGGAGCACTACACCGCCACGCCCTACGAACCGCCGCTCCGGTTCGGCGCGCTCCGTGACTGTCTGCACGTCGTGGAACCGCTCGTGCGCGACGGGCGAACTCTCACCGCCGAAATCGAGGGCACGTGGGTCGAGAGCGGTCGGCGCTGTGAGCTTTCGGGTACGATTCTGACCATCGACTATCCGGGCTTCGAGGAGGGCGAGTCGGCCACGCCCCTCCAGATGTTCACCGACGCGCGCCTCACCATCGACACTGGCGACGAGACCTACACCGTCGGCGGGTTCGACGCCATCATCGAGGACGTAGAGGCGACGCGGGTCGTAATTACCGACATCGAGTGA
- a CDS encoding DUF7261 family protein gives MVRVSGTDAGADEPPTRERAQLVLAAAALVAVALAPVVVAYLQLGYHADVTATSEYDAPDRNAERLLSRAVHDAAAGATGEFAWSERTAAVTAVRSALQPRLDALRSSRVEEGTVYQVGYNQTAAEAWRQSNCPGGPNRRFGNCEAHRGVVVQERAGETHVLAVAFDVRVTTDESEMKLTLVVPAVEDAT, from the coding sequence GTGGTACGCGTGAGCGGGACCGACGCGGGGGCGGACGAACCGCCGACCCGAGAGCGCGCCCAACTCGTCCTCGCGGCGGCCGCGCTGGTCGCCGTGGCGCTCGCACCGGTCGTCGTCGCGTACCTCCAGTTGGGCTATCACGCCGACGTGACCGCCACCTCGGAGTACGACGCCCCCGACCGGAACGCCGAGCGCCTGCTCTCGCGAGCGGTCCACGACGCCGCGGCCGGCGCGACCGGCGAGTTCGCGTGGAGCGAGCGAACTGCGGCCGTGACCGCGGTTCGTTCGGCGCTACAGCCGAGGCTGGACGCGCTTCGTTCCTCGCGGGTCGAGGAGGGAACGGTGTATCAGGTCGGCTACAACCAGACTGCGGCCGAGGCGTGGCGACAGTCGAACTGCCCCGGCGGGCCGAACCGACGGTTCGGCAACTGTGAGGCCCATCGGGGCGTCGTCGTGCAAGAGCGGGCGGGCGAGACGCACGTGCTGGCGGTCGCGTTCGACGTGCGCGTGACGACCGACGAGTCGGAGATGAAGCTGACACTGGTCGTGCCCGCAGTCGAAGACGCGACGTGA
- a CDS encoding DUF7262 family protein — MAEENRTADRGQLSLSVVEAGVGVVLILAVAMGFALGVSPPDDRAAQLDLYAEDAATVLAGEPPRHGGATRLSEVVRSSEAFERERAALRRRVARILPDNLMFRLRTPHGAVGFRKPAGVAVGSASVTTQFGDVTIWVWYA, encoded by the coding sequence ATGGCTGAGGAGAATCGCACGGCGGACAGAGGACAGCTCTCGCTGTCGGTAGTGGAGGCGGGCGTCGGGGTCGTGCTGATTCTCGCGGTGGCGATGGGGTTCGCGCTCGGCGTCTCCCCGCCGGACGACCGGGCCGCGCAACTCGACCTCTACGCCGAGGACGCCGCGACGGTCCTCGCCGGCGAACCGCCGCGACACGGCGGCGCGACCCGACTCTCGGAGGTCGTGCGCTCCTCGGAGGCCTTCGAGCGCGAACGCGCGGCGCTCAGGCGGCGGGTCGCGCGCATCCTCCCCGACAACCTCATGTTTCGCCTCCGGACGCCCCACGGCGCGGTCGGCTTCCGGAAACCGGCGGGCGTGGCGGTCGGGTCCGCGAGCGTGACGACCCAGTTCGGCGACGTGACGATTTGGGTGTGGTACGCGTGA
- a CDS encoding DUF7263 family protein: protein MNRGQMNMPALAVALLVVTSVTVVSLGLADRAYLSAERDADQRRVAVALSERLVAPDSPVTTRTNVLEDDALTGLNATRLQEQFAVTDGYDVEVRLGDRTLAAAGDPTGGTTVRRIVLVENRTAASLTPDLSASDPTVTLPRRSPRVEIGLSPPEGSKVKVVKANENIVLRNESGLEGRFEVRLSRFETTALTFETDGPLPSGSVELTYYPAETSKAMLAVTVDG from the coding sequence ATGAACCGCGGCCAGATGAACATGCCTGCACTGGCGGTCGCGCTCCTCGTCGTGACCTCGGTGACGGTCGTGAGTCTCGGGTTGGCCGACCGGGCGTATCTCAGCGCCGAACGCGACGCCGACCAGCGGCGGGTCGCGGTCGCGCTCTCGGAGCGACTCGTCGCGCCCGACTCGCCGGTCACGACGCGCACGAACGTCCTCGAAGACGACGCGCTGACGGGGCTGAACGCTACCCGCCTCCAGGAACAGTTCGCCGTGACCGACGGCTACGACGTGGAAGTCCGACTCGGCGACCGGACGCTCGCGGCCGCGGGCGACCCGACCGGCGGGACGACCGTCCGGCGAATCGTGCTGGTCGAGAACCGAACCGCGGCGTCGCTGACGCCGGACCTCTCGGCGAGCGACCCGACCGTGACGCTCCCTCGGCGTTCGCCGCGGGTCGAAATCGGACTGTCTCCGCCGGAAGGGAGCAAGGTAAAAGTTGTGAAAGCAAACGAGAATATCGTTCTCCGAAACGAGTCCGGTCTCGAAGGCCGGTTCGAGGTTCGACTCTCGCGGTTCGAAACCACCGCGCTGACCTTCGAGACCGACGGCCCGCTCCCCTCCGGGAGCGTCGAACTGACCTACTATCCCGCCGAGACGAGCAAGGCGATGCTGGCGGTGACCGTCGATGGCTGA
- a CDS encoding DUF7266 family protein, with protein MPEISDARAASPVVGKALEAGIVVLYVGLLSATLYGGVVPEYRTAAGAEVGERVLAQSAERVQQAVPTDARAVRVRAAVSLPRTVRGRAYAVRAENRTLVLDHPADRVGGRVALALPETVASVSGNWSSRDPAFVVVRSGDAGGLAVRLESGDGRGREGGRA; from the coding sequence ATGCCTGAAATCAGTGACGCTCGCGCCGCCTCGCCGGTCGTCGGCAAGGCGCTGGAGGCCGGTATCGTCGTCCTCTACGTCGGCCTCCTGTCGGCGACGCTCTACGGCGGCGTCGTCCCCGAGTACCGGACCGCGGCGGGAGCGGAGGTCGGCGAGCGCGTGCTGGCCCAGTCGGCCGAGCGCGTCCAGCAGGCGGTGCCGACCGACGCTCGCGCGGTCCGGGTCCGGGCCGCGGTGTCGCTCCCCCGGACCGTCCGCGGCCGGGCCTACGCGGTCCGGGCCGAGAACCGGACGCTGGTCCTCGACCACCCCGCCGACCGGGTCGGCGGCCGGGTCGCGCTCGCGCTCCCCGAGACGGTCGCGTCGGTGTCGGGCAACTGGTCGAGTCGCGACCCCGCCTTCGTCGTGGTCCGAAGCGGCGACGCGGGCGGACTCGCGGTCCGTCTCGAATCGGGCGACGGGCGAGGACGCGAGGGAGGCCGGGCATGA
- a CDS encoding DUF7289 family protein, with translation MNGPTPVSDRAQSNVVGVAVLLGVVVVALGSLTAGIGAIVEENAAAADSARVAADFDAALDPVEATGVHRGRVSFTDGELRIVERDLRVLNESGVVRRVRTDALVFTAGERRVAFLAGAVVRGPPNNANVRTPPPITASRNGDDGDGRGVLVVGAPALNGSVAVSGSGGSSVVVRTTVSHRRTALGNGTYRVAVETAPPGAWRRHFERRNASVTTRDFDGDGPRSVVAAYPGERVAYLVVHEMELEVRNA, from the coding sequence ATGAACGGACCGACACCGGTCTCCGACCGGGCGCAGTCCAACGTCGTCGGCGTCGCCGTGCTGCTCGGCGTGGTCGTCGTCGCGCTCGGGTCGCTGACCGCGGGCATCGGCGCTATCGTCGAGGAGAACGCCGCGGCGGCCGACTCGGCCCGCGTGGCCGCCGACTTCGACGCGGCGCTCGACCCGGTGGAAGCGACCGGCGTCCACCGCGGTCGAGTCTCGTTCACCGACGGCGAGTTGCGGATCGTCGAGCGCGACCTCCGCGTCTTGAACGAGTCGGGCGTGGTCCGGCGCGTCCGGACCGACGCGCTGGTGTTCACCGCGGGCGAGCGCCGAGTCGCGTTCCTCGCGGGGGCCGTCGTCCGCGGCCCGCCGAACAACGCCAACGTCCGGACGCCGCCGCCGATAACCGCGTCGCGGAACGGCGACGACGGAGACGGCCGCGGCGTCCTCGTCGTCGGCGCGCCCGCGCTGAACGGGTCGGTCGCGGTCTCGGGGTCCGGCGGTTCGTCGGTCGTGGTCCGAACGACGGTCTCTCACCGGCGGACCGCTCTCGGCAACGGCACCTACCGCGTCGCGGTCGAGACCGCGCCCCCAGGCGCGTGGCGGCGGCACTTCGAGCGCCGGAACGCCAGCGTCACGACCCGCGACTTCGACGGCGACGGCCCGCGGAGCGTCGTGGCCGCCTACCCCGGCGAGCGCGTGGCCTACCTCGTGGTCCACGAGATGGAACTGGAGGTCCGAAATGCCTGA